TCAAGCCTTCCGCCAAGGGTTTCCGGCTGTATGGCGCATATTATGTAATGCCCGCTGTCGGTAATCACGACAGACTTAACTTTTTTGCCATGGGTGGCGTCAATTAACTTTCCCGCGTTTCCTGCCGTTTCTATCATGCGCCTGACCGGGGTGGAATTGACGGCAATTATGGAAATTACCCTTGATGCCACCACCGCGTTGTCAAACCCTAAATTCAAAAGCTCCATTATTGCCGCACCTTCTTAAAGTTGCAGGCCGCTACTCCAGGTTCTGCGCCTGCTCTCTTATTTTTTCCGTGGTCTCTTTTATGGAAATAACGCTGTGAGAAACCGCGGGGTTTGACACTTTTGACGCAATGGTGTTAACTTCCCTGTAAAGTTCCTGCGCCAGAAAATCTATCTTTCTTCCCGCCACTTCACCGGAACTTATAAATACTTCCAGCTGTTTTATGTGTGAACTAATCCTCACCAGTTCTTCTGTGATGTTGTGTTTGTCCAGCGCTTCCACCACGTCCAGGCTTAAGAAACTTTTTGCCTCTTTGCCTTCAAGTATCTTGGAAAGGCGTTCGCGGGTTTTCTGTATGTATTCTTCCTTAAAAGTTTCAAAGTGCCCTTTTATCTTTTTTGCTTCCGCGTCTATAAAAGCGGCCCTTTTGCCTATATCCGCAAGAAGCCGGGTTCCTTCTTTCTTTTTCATCTTCATAAAATCTTCAAAAGCATCTTCTATGGAAGGCTTAACTTTTTCCCACGTGTATGAAGCGCCGCCCACGGTTTCTGTCTTTACAATCCCTTCAACCCTTTCAATGATAAGGGACGCGGGGACTTCCTGTTTAATGCCCGCGGTCTTATAAAGTTTCTTTAAAGCCGCGTAAGCGGACTTAAAAAGTTTTTCATCTGTCTCCACTTTTTTTGCCGCGTTGTTCTTTTCTATGTTCACATACAGGTCTATCCTTCCCCTGTTTATCTTTTCATTCAGGAATTTGTATATATACGGCTCTGCCGCAAAAAACTCGGAAGGC
This DNA window, taken from Candidatus Goldiibacteriota bacterium HGW-Goldbacteria-1, encodes the following:
- a CDS encoding YicC family protein; translation: MSYSMTGWGTFRAQGYSINLRGLNSKYKEVVLHLPSEFFAAEPYIYKFLNEKINRGRIDLYVNIEKNNAAKKVETDEKLFKSAYAALKKLYKTAGIKQEVPASLIIERVEGIVKTETVGGASYTWEKVKPSIEDAFEDFMKMKKKEGTRLLADIGKRAAFIDAEAKKIKGHFETFKEEYIQKTRERLSKILEGKEAKSFLSLDVVEALDKHNITEELVRISSHIKQLEVFISSGEVAGRKIDFLAQELYREVNTIASKVSNPAVSHSVISIKETTEKIREQAQNLE